Proteins co-encoded in one Plectropomus leopardus isolate mb chromosome 14, YSFRI_Pleo_2.0, whole genome shotgun sequence genomic window:
- the LOC121953889 gene encoding alcohol dehydrogenase 1-like isoform X2: MPKDGFPVVLGHEGAGIVESVGPGVTEYQPGDHVIPLTIAQCRKCRFCKSPKTNQCDNGWPAPPDRFTCKGKKVLQFVGTSTFSEYTVVNQMAVAKIDPAAPLDKVCLIGCGICTGYGAAVNNAKVEPGSTCAVFGLGAVGLAAVMGCQAAGAKRIIAVDINPEKFEKAKVFGATDFVNPKDHGKPISEVLSEMTDGGVDYSLECTGNVEVMRSALESCVKGWGVSVIVGWTELEDFSARPLQLIAGRTWKGSVFGGFKGRDDVPQMVKAYLDKKIKLDEFITHNMTLDQINNAIELMKHGKCIRAVLSVSSQ; the protein is encoded by the exons ATGCCCAAAGATGGCTTCCCAGTAGTCCTTGGCCATGAGGGAGCTGGAATCGTAGAGAGCGTGGGGCCTGGAGTCACTGAATATCAGCCAG gaGACCATGTTATCCCTCTGACCATTGCCCAGTGTAGAAAATGCCGCTTCTGTAAGAGTCCAAAGACCAACCAGTGTGACAATGGATG GCCGGCACCCCCGGACAGGTTTACCTGCAAGGGAAAGAAGGTGTTGCAGTTTGTGGGTACCAGTACCTTCTCTGAGTACACTGTGGTTAACCAGATGGCTGTGGCTAAGATCGACCCCGCTGCCCCTCTGGACAAAGTCTGTCTCATCGGCTGTGGAATCTGCACAGGATATGGAGCAGCAGTTAACAATGCAAAG GTGGAACCGGGCTCCACATGTGCTGTGTTTGGCCTGGGAGCTGTGGGTTTGGCTGCAGTCATGGGCTGCCAGGCTGCAGGAGCCAAGAGAATTATTGCTGTTGACATCAATCCAGAGAAGTTTGAGAAGGCAAAAGTGTTTGGCGCGACTGACTTCGTGAACCCCAAGGATCACGGTAAACCCATCAGTGAAGTGCTGTCTGAGATGACTGATGGAGGAGTGGACTACTCCCTGGAATGTACCGGGAATGTGGAAGTCATG CGCAGTGCCTTGGAGTCCTGTGTGAAAGGTTGGGGTGTCAGCGTGATTGTTGGCTGGACAGAATTAGAAGACTTTTCAGCCCGACCCCTTCAGCTAATTGCTGGACGCACATGGAAGGGCTCTGTGTTTGGAG GCTTTAAGGGCCGGGATGACGTGCCTCAGATGGTTAAAGCCTACCTGGACAAGAAGATAAAACTGGATGAATTCATCACTCACAACATGACTTTGGACCAGATCAATAATGCCATTGAACTGATGAAGCACGGCAAATG CATCCGGGCAGTCCTGAGTGTTTCTTCTCAATAA